The genomic stretch ATGACGGCGTGCCCTCGGCGAGAAATCCAGGCGCCGTAGATACCCGCCGATGATCTCGAGACCGGCGGAGGAGGTCAGCTGATCGGCGGTGACATCTAGGGCCAGAGGGGCGTTGACACGGCGGACCAGGTCCTCTTTTCTTCGTCTGACTGAGAGTGGCCTTTGGGTACAGGGATTCCTGCTGGCGTAGTCCTCCTTTTGTATCGTCAGGGGACCGATCTCAAGTGGAAAGGCGGTCTCCATCGCCGAGAGCCGCCTTTTCCCGTCTTAGGATTCTGACGAATTGGAGTTAGCGCGCGAGATCGCGGACGCGAGCCTCCTCGTCGCTCGTCATGCCCTGGCGCCGGCCCTTGTCGACCTCGGCCTGCCGAGCCCACTTGGGTAGCGCCTCTGCCGAACAGCCGATCCGCGGCGCAATCACCCGGATCGCTTCCCACTGGGACGTCCGCTCGATCTGGTGGTCCAGGACCATCCGGGCCGTCCGCTCACGCACCTCGGGGGAGTACCTGCTTCGTCGTGTCAGGCCCGATCTGTGATAGTCGCGCTGCCGGAGCGTGGCCACTTGGCCGAAAACCACCAGTGTCCAGAGTATCACCAGTGCCGCTGTCTCGTTCATGAACGACTCCTGCGTCTTGGTCCACCGACGAAACTCGTCATTGAGGCGCGTGGTCTGGATCGTGGTCCGCAGACTCTCCCACCGCGACTTCGGGAAGTGGTAGAACGTCAGTAAGTCGTG from Candidatus Krumholzibacteriia bacterium encodes the following:
- a CDS encoding transposase, whose product is MKAYDALVRKWSKLCEGVIASLQEAGHDLLTFYHFPKSRWESLRTTIQTTRLNDEFRRWTKTQESFMNETAALVILWTLVVFGQVATLRQRDYHRSGLTRRSRYSPEVRERTARMVLDHQIERTSQWEAIRVIAPRIGCSAEALPKWARQAEVDKGRRQGMTSDEEARVRDLAR